In Oryzihumus leptocrescens, the following are encoded in one genomic region:
- a CDS encoding serine/threonine-protein kinase translates to MDSGPTTRPSPVPVTVGAGDVLADRYRLEHLLGRGGMAEVFAGRDEVLQRPVAVKVFPWVDDDLSSQEPAEIRLLAALSHPALVTVHDAGPPAGDGSPTFLVMELVPGPTLSRQLREQGPLSEVQAAALACQVASALAYVHARDLVHRDVKPGNILLREAVTGPEHEIVAKLADFGIARLVNATRRTLTGTALGTAPYLSPEQVRGEPIGPATDVYALALVVLESLTGTVTYPGSAIESAVARLHRPPDVPEGLDPVLHRLLLRMTDTEPSRRPSAGEVAETLATLLGGDVTATQPLRASRRAADRAASRRARARDGLASSWRRLQAVPPAGRRAALAVAVAGSLLAAGFLILGSGGSSATPAVRPPAYPSVPGRLGVDLHDLQQAVQG, encoded by the coding sequence ATGGACTCCGGCCCCACGACCAGGCCGTCACCCGTTCCCGTCACCGTCGGGGCAGGGGACGTGCTTGCCGACCGCTACCGGCTCGAGCACCTGCTCGGTCGCGGGGGCATGGCCGAGGTGTTCGCCGGGCGGGACGAGGTCCTGCAGCGACCGGTCGCCGTCAAGGTCTTCCCCTGGGTGGACGACGACCTCAGCAGCCAGGAGCCCGCGGAGATCCGCCTGCTGGCCGCGTTGAGCCACCCCGCCCTGGTGACGGTGCACGACGCCGGGCCGCCGGCCGGGGACGGGTCGCCGACCTTCCTCGTCATGGAGCTGGTGCCTGGGCCGACCCTGTCGCGTCAGCTGCGTGAGCAGGGGCCGCTGAGCGAGGTGCAGGCGGCAGCTCTGGCGTGCCAGGTCGCCAGCGCCCTGGCCTACGTGCACGCCCGGGACCTCGTGCACCGCGACGTCAAGCCGGGCAACATCCTGCTCCGGGAGGCCGTGACGGGGCCGGAGCACGAGATCGTGGCCAAGCTCGCCGACTTCGGTATCGCGCGACTCGTCAACGCAACCCGGCGCACCCTCACCGGCACCGCGCTGGGCACGGCGCCGTACCTGAGCCCCGAACAGGTCCGGGGCGAGCCGATCGGCCCGGCCACGGACGTCTACGCGCTGGCCCTGGTGGTGCTGGAGAGCCTGACCGGGACGGTCACCTATCCCGGCAGCGCGATCGAGTCGGCGGTCGCGCGGCTCCACCGGCCCCCGGATGTCCCGGAGGGCCTCGACCCCGTGCTGCACCGCCTGCTGCTGCGCATGACCGACACCGAGCCGTCGCGACGGCCGAGCGCCGGGGAGGTCGCCGAGACGCTGGCGACCCTGCTGGGCGGCGACGTCACCGCGACACAGCCGCTCCGTGCATCGCGCCGGGCAGCTGACCGCGCCGCGAGTCGCCGAGCGCGTGCCAGGGATGGCCTGGCCTCGTCCTGGCGCCGTCTGCAGGCGGTGCCGCCGGCGGGCCGCCGGGCAGCGCTCGCCGTGGCCGTCGCGGGGTCGCTGCTCGCCGCCGGCTTCCTGATCCTCGGCTCGGGCGGCTCCAGCGCCACACCTGCGGTGAGGCCACCGGCGTACCCGTCGGTGCCCGGTCGCCTTGGCGTCGACCTCCACGACCTGCAGCAGGCGGTGCAGGGATGA
- the rpmA gene encoding 50S ribosomal protein L27, with product MAHKKGASSTRNGRDSNAQRLGVKRFGGQAVNAGEILVRQRGTHFHPGEGVGRGGDDTLFALVAGAVKFGSKKGRKTVNIVPAETVSVGESA from the coding sequence ATGGCACACAAGAAGGGTGCATCCTCGACGCGCAACGGCCGCGACTCCAACGCCCAACGGCTTGGTGTGAAGCGGTTCGGCGGCCAGGCCGTCAACGCCGGCGAGATCCTGGTCCGCCAGCGCGGCACGCACTTCCACCCCGGTGAGGGCGTCGGCCGTGGCGGCGACGACACGCTGTTCGCGCTGGTCGCGGGTGCGGTCAAGTTCGGCAGCAAGAAGGGCCGCAAGACCGTCAACATCGTCCCCGCCGAGACGGTCTCCGTCGGCGAGTCCGCCTGA
- a CDS encoding glutamate-5-semialdehyde dehydrogenase, which produces MASIDPEVTAHVAELGDRARVASRRLALLSRADKDAALLAMADALEAAAPQVVEANAEDLDRGRATGLAEGLLDRLRLDEGRVRAVAGALRDIAGLPDPVGEVMRGSTLPNGLQIRQVRVPMGVVGMIYEARPNVTVDAAGLGLKSGNAVILRGGSAASSTNRALVAVLRETLDSQGIPADAVQLLEGGRDAVRALMTARGRVDVLIPRGGSDLIQTVVRESTVPVIETGVGNCHVYVDAAADLDKALAITLNSKVHRPSVCNAAESLLVHRAVAADFLPKALAALGGAGVRIHGDEQVRPFADAAGTAYEPATEEDWGREYLSLDLSARVVDSLDDALEHVRRYGTGHTEAIVTEDRAAARRWVAEVDAAAVMVNASTRFTDGGEFGFGAEIGISTQKLHARGPMALPELTTTKWVVEGDGQVRP; this is translated from the coding sequence ATGGCTTCGATCGACCCCGAGGTGACCGCCCACGTCGCCGAGCTCGGCGACCGCGCGCGGGTGGCCTCCCGCCGGCTGGCGCTGCTCTCGCGCGCCGACAAGGACGCCGCGCTGCTGGCGATGGCCGATGCGCTGGAGGCGGCCGCCCCGCAGGTCGTCGAGGCCAACGCCGAGGACCTCGATCGCGGCCGGGCGACAGGCCTGGCCGAGGGGCTGCTCGACCGGCTGCGCCTGGACGAGGGCCGGGTGCGTGCGGTCGCCGGGGCGCTGCGCGACATCGCCGGGCTGCCCGACCCGGTGGGGGAGGTCATGCGCGGCTCGACCCTGCCCAACGGGCTGCAGATCCGCCAGGTGCGGGTGCCGATGGGCGTGGTCGGGATGATCTACGAGGCGCGGCCCAACGTGACCGTCGACGCCGCCGGGCTCGGTCTCAAGAGCGGCAACGCGGTCATCCTGCGCGGTGGGTCCGCCGCCTCCTCCACCAACCGCGCGCTGGTCGCTGTCCTTCGCGAGACCCTTGACTCCCAAGGCATCCCGGCCGACGCGGTGCAGCTGCTCGAGGGCGGGCGCGACGCTGTGCGGGCGCTCATGACCGCGCGCGGCCGGGTCGACGTGCTCATCCCGCGCGGCGGCTCCGACCTCATCCAGACCGTCGTGCGCGAGTCCACCGTGCCGGTCATCGAGACCGGCGTGGGCAACTGCCACGTCTACGTCGACGCGGCGGCCGACCTCGACAAGGCCCTGGCGATCACGCTCAACTCCAAGGTCCACCGGCCCAGCGTCTGCAACGCCGCCGAGTCCCTGCTGGTGCACCGCGCCGTGGCGGCCGACTTCCTGCCCAAGGCGCTCGCCGCCCTCGGTGGCGCCGGCGTGCGGATCCACGGCGACGAGCAGGTGCGGCCGTTCGCGGACGCCGCGGGCACGGCATACGAGCCGGCGACCGAGGAGGACTGGGGCCGGGAGTACCTCTCCCTCGACCTCAGCGCGCGCGTCGTGGACAGCCTCGACGACGCGCTGGAGCACGTGCGCCGCTACGGCACCGGGCACACCGAGGCGATCGTCACCGAGGACCGCGCCGCGGCCCGGCGCTGGGTGGCCGAGGTCGACGCGGCGGCGGTGATGGTCAACGCCTCCACGCGGTTCACCGACGGGGGCGAGTTCGGCTTCGGCGCCGAGATCGGCATCTCCACCCAGAAGCTGCACGCCCGCGGCCCGATGGCCCTGCCGGAGCTCACGACGACGAAATGGGTCGTCGAGGGGGACGGCCAAGTTCGCCCCTGA
- the nadD gene encoding nicotinate-nucleotide adenylyltransferase yields the protein MMGGTFDPIHHGHLVAASEVQALFDLDEVVFVPTGKPWQKDAGQVSPAEHRYLMTVIATASNPRFTVSRVDIDRPGLTYTIDTLRDLAAQRPDAELFFITGADALAQILSWKDADELFELAHFIGVTRPGHELTDNGLPRDRVTLQEVPAMAISSTDCRARVERGEPVWYLVPDGITQYIHKHHLYAQP from the coding sequence GTGATGGGCGGGACCTTCGACCCCATCCATCACGGTCACCTGGTCGCCGCGAGCGAGGTCCAGGCCCTGTTCGACCTCGACGAGGTCGTCTTCGTCCCCACCGGCAAGCCCTGGCAGAAGGACGCAGGCCAGGTCTCCCCGGCCGAGCACCGCTACCTCATGACGGTGATCGCCACGGCGTCCAACCCCCGCTTCACCGTCAGCCGGGTCGACATCGACCGGCCCGGCCTGACCTACACGATCGACACCCTCCGCGACCTCGCCGCGCAGCGGCCCGACGCGGAGCTGTTCTTCATCACCGGCGCCGACGCCCTGGCGCAGATCCTGTCGTGGAAGGACGCCGACGAGCTGTTCGAGCTCGCCCACTTCATCGGGGTCACCCGTCCCGGCCATGAGCTGACGGACAACGGGCTGCCCCGCGACCGGGTCACCCTCCAGGAGGTCCCGGCCATGGCGATCAGCTCCACCGACTGCCGTGCCCGCGTCGAACGCGGCGAGCCCGTCTGGTACCTCGTGCCCGACGGCATCACGCAGTACATCCACAAGCACCACCTGTACGCCCAACCGTAG
- the proB gene encoding glutamate 5-kinase: MSSVGRSSVRDAHRVVVKVGSSSLTRDGGSLDVERLNALVEVLATRRETGSSVVLVSSGAIAAGITPLGLARRPRDLATQQAAASVGQGALVAAYSHAFGTHGLTVGQVLLTADDVTRRSHYANARRTLDRLLDLGVVPVVNENDTVATHEIRFGDNDRLAALVAHLVHADALVLLSDVDALYDGPPSREGTSRIPVVRDADDLSDVRIGGSGSAVGTGGMATKVEAAAIATGAGIPTVLTSTAQAAEALAGEDVGTFFAPTGSRRASRLLWLAHATSPRGRLVLDPGAVRAVVERRKSLLPAGIVSVEGTFTDGDPADLCRLDGHAVARGLVNYDSAELPGLLGRTTHELARELGPSYEREVVHRDDLVLL; this comes from the coding sequence ATGAGCAGCGTGGGGAGGTCGTCGGTGCGCGACGCGCACCGGGTCGTGGTCAAGGTCGGGTCGAGCTCGCTGACCCGTGACGGCGGCAGCCTGGACGTGGAACGGCTCAATGCTCTGGTTGAGGTCCTGGCCACCAGGCGCGAGACCGGTTCGTCGGTCGTGCTGGTCTCCTCCGGTGCCATCGCCGCGGGGATCACCCCGCTGGGGCTGGCCAGGCGCCCGCGTGACCTCGCCACCCAGCAGGCGGCCGCCAGCGTGGGGCAGGGAGCCCTCGTCGCGGCATACAGCCATGCCTTCGGCACGCACGGGCTGACCGTCGGGCAGGTGCTGCTGACCGCCGACGACGTGACCCGGCGCAGCCACTACGCCAACGCGCGGCGCACCCTGGACCGGCTGCTTGACCTCGGCGTCGTGCCGGTCGTCAACGAGAACGACACCGTCGCCACGCACGAGATCCGCTTCGGCGACAACGACCGCCTCGCCGCGCTGGTGGCGCACCTGGTGCACGCCGACGCGCTCGTCCTGCTCTCCGACGTCGACGCGCTGTATGACGGGCCGCCCAGCCGCGAGGGCACCTCGCGGATCCCGGTGGTGCGGGACGCCGACGACCTCAGCGACGTCCGGATCGGAGGGTCGGGGTCCGCCGTCGGCACCGGCGGCATGGCCACCAAGGTCGAGGCCGCGGCGATCGCCACGGGCGCGGGGATCCCCACGGTGCTGACCTCGACGGCGCAGGCGGCGGAGGCGCTGGCGGGGGAGGACGTCGGCACCTTCTTCGCGCCGACCGGGTCCCGGCGTGCGTCCCGGCTGCTGTGGCTGGCCCATGCCACCTCACCGCGCGGCCGGCTGGTGCTCGACCCCGGCGCGGTGCGGGCGGTGGTGGAGCGGCGAAAGTCGTTGCTGCCGGCCGGGATCGTCTCGGTCGAGGGCACGTTCACCGACGGGGACCCGGCGGACCTGTGCCGCCTCGATGGGCACGCGGTGGCGCGGGGGCTGGTCAACTACGACTCGGCCGAGCTGCCGGGGCTGCTGGGCCGCACCACCCACGAGCTGGCGCGTGAGCTGGGCCCGTCCTACGAGCGTGAGGTCGTCCACCGCGACGACCTGGTCCTGCTCTAG
- the obgE gene encoding GTPase ObgE yields the protein MANFVDRVVLHVAAGDGGHGVASVRREKFKPLGGPDGGNGGRGGNVVLVVDPQSTTLLDYHHHPHRKATNGKPGAGDERNGADGEDLLLPVPEGTVVKSGSGDVLADLVGMGATYVIARGGRGGLGNKALASPRRKAPGFALLGEPGDALDVVLELKTLADVALIGYPSAGKSSLVSVLSAARPKIADYPFTTLVPNLGVVTAGDERFTVADVPGLIPGASQGKGLGLEFLRHVERCSVLVHVIDCATLEPGRDPLSDLDVIEEELSQYVADESLGGKPLSERTRIVVLNKADVPEARELAEMVKPDLEARGLEVFIVSAVARTGLRELGFAMARHVAEARKALEVVEVPRVVLRPKAVDDSGFTVTRENTPDGEIFRVVGERPTRWVRQTDFSNDEAVGYLADRLNRAGVEEALFKAGAVAGATVVIGATDNAVVFDWEPTMSAGAELLAGPRGTDLRLEDAHRPTRDQKREDYAARRAAKTAAREELAAERKAGHWADAASEDDDEL from the coding sequence ATGGCGAACTTCGTTGACCGAGTCGTCCTGCACGTCGCCGCCGGTGACGGCGGGCACGGCGTCGCGTCCGTGCGCCGCGAGAAGTTCAAGCCGCTCGGCGGCCCCGACGGGGGCAACGGGGGACGCGGCGGCAACGTCGTCCTCGTCGTCGACCCGCAGTCCACGACGCTGCTGGACTACCACCACCACCCCCACCGCAAGGCGACCAACGGCAAGCCCGGCGCCGGTGACGAGCGCAACGGCGCCGACGGTGAGGACCTGCTGCTCCCGGTGCCCGAGGGCACCGTGGTCAAGTCCGGCTCCGGCGATGTGCTCGCCGACCTGGTCGGGATGGGCGCCACCTACGTCATCGCCCGCGGTGGCCGCGGCGGCCTGGGCAACAAGGCGCTGGCCTCACCGCGCCGCAAGGCCCCCGGCTTCGCGCTGCTCGGCGAGCCCGGCGACGCCCTCGACGTCGTCCTCGAGCTCAAGACGCTCGCCGACGTGGCGCTGATCGGCTACCCCTCGGCCGGCAAGTCCAGCCTGGTCTCCGTGCTGTCCGCGGCGCGGCCCAAGATCGCGGACTACCCCTTCACCACCCTGGTGCCCAACCTCGGCGTGGTCACCGCGGGAGACGAGCGGTTCACCGTCGCCGACGTGCCCGGCCTCATCCCCGGCGCCAGCCAGGGCAAGGGCCTGGGCCTGGAGTTCCTGCGCCACGTCGAGCGCTGCTCGGTGCTCGTGCACGTCATCGACTGCGCCACGCTGGAGCCGGGCCGCGACCCGCTCAGCGACCTCGACGTCATCGAGGAGGAGCTGTCGCAGTACGTCGCCGACGAGTCCCTCGGAGGCAAGCCGCTCTCGGAGCGCACCCGCATCGTCGTGCTCAACAAGGCCGACGTGCCCGAGGCCCGCGAGCTGGCCGAGATGGTCAAGCCCGACCTCGAGGCCCGCGGGCTGGAGGTCTTCATCGTCTCCGCCGTCGCCCGCACCGGTCTGCGCGAGCTCGGCTTCGCCATGGCCCGCCACGTGGCCGAGGCCCGCAAGGCGCTCGAGGTCGTCGAGGTCCCCCGGGTCGTGCTGCGGCCCAAGGCCGTCGACGACAGCGGCTTCACGGTGACCCGCGAGAACACCCCCGACGGCGAGATCTTCCGCGTCGTCGGCGAGCGACCCACGCGCTGGGTGCGCCAGACCGACTTCTCCAACGACGAGGCCGTGGGCTACCTCGCCGACCGGCTGAACCGGGCCGGCGTCGAGGAGGCGCTGTTCAAGGCCGGCGCCGTGGCCGGGGCCACCGTCGTCATCGGCGCCACCGACAACGCCGTCGTCTTCGACTGGGAGCCGACGATGTCGGCCGGGGCCGAGCTGCTGGCGGGCCCGCGTGGCACCGACCTGCGCCTTGAGGACGCCCACCGTCCGACGCGTGACCAGAAGCGTGAGGACTACGCCGCCCGCCGTGCCGCCAAGACGGCCGCGCGCGAGGAGCTGGCCGCCGAGCGCAAGGCCGGTCACTGGGCGGACGCCGCCTCGGAGGACGACGACGAACTCTAG
- a CDS encoding class I SAM-dependent methyltransferase, producing the protein MEGTEVRKLAALEDTHWWYRERRHLLAAALTGVQPGRALDVGAAGGGNTRVLRELGWDAAALEYGPEGAQVAAERGIPVMRADATLLPVQTGAMDLVVAFDVLEHLVDDDACAREIHRVLRPGGTFLVAVPCDPRLWSSHDEAVGHVRRYTRPTLQDLLQRNGFQVESMTSWNVLLRPVVALRRKASNGSDLDDLHPLVNAGLRTVITAERYLPVKKLPGVSLLVTARRP; encoded by the coding sequence GTGGAAGGCACTGAGGTTCGCAAGCTGGCCGCGCTCGAGGACACCCACTGGTGGTATCGCGAGCGGCGGCACCTGCTCGCGGCTGCCCTGACGGGGGTCCAGCCCGGGCGTGCCCTGGACGTGGGTGCCGCCGGTGGCGGCAACACCCGGGTGCTGCGCGAGCTCGGCTGGGACGCGGCGGCGCTGGAGTACGGCCCCGAGGGGGCGCAGGTCGCCGCCGAACGGGGCATCCCGGTGATGCGCGCCGACGCCACGCTGCTGCCGGTGCAGACCGGTGCGATGGACCTGGTCGTGGCCTTCGACGTGCTCGAGCACCTCGTCGACGACGACGCCTGCGCCCGCGAGATCCACCGGGTGCTGCGCCCCGGCGGGACGTTCCTCGTCGCCGTGCCGTGCGACCCGCGGCTGTGGTCCTCGCACGACGAGGCGGTCGGGCACGTGCGCCGCTACACCCGACCGACCCTGCAGGACCTGTTGCAGCGCAACGGTTTCCAGGTCGAGTCGATGACCTCCTGGAACGTCCTGTTGCGCCCGGTCGTGGCGCTGCGGCGCAAGGCCTCCAACGGCAGCGACCTCGACGACCTGCACCCGCTGGTCAACGCCGGCCTGCGCACGGTCATCACCGCCGAGCGCTACCTGCCGGTCAAGAAGCTGCCCGGCGTCAGCTTGCTCGTGACTGCTCGGCGGCCGTAG
- the rplU gene encoding 50S ribosomal protein L21 encodes MYAIVRAGGRQEKVSVGDVLIIDKVNGAAGDSVDLTPLLLVDGSTVTSDAAKLAKVKVTAEVVKATKGPKITIMKYKNKTGYKKRQGHRQHSTQVKVTAIEA; translated from the coding sequence GTGTACGCGATCGTCCGCGCTGGCGGCCGTCAGGAGAAGGTGTCCGTCGGCGACGTCCTCATCATCGACAAGGTGAACGGGGCGGCCGGTGACAGTGTCGACCTCACGCCGCTGCTCCTGGTCGACGGTTCCACCGTCACCAGCGACGCTGCGAAGCTCGCCAAGGTCAAGGTCACGGCCGAGGTGGTCAAGGCCACCAAGGGCCCGAAGATCACGATCATGAAGTACAAGAACAAGACCGGTTACAAGAAGCGCCAGGGTCACCGCCAGCACTCGACCCAGGTCAAGGTCACCGCGATCGAGGCCTGA
- a CDS encoding histidine phosphatase family protein produces the protein MARRRLLVWRHGQTDHNASGIWQGQLDTHLSEVGREQARTAAAALAAYRPDVIVASDLQRAAETGRTLAELVGLPIRYDERLREIHAGEWQGMTAGDVAEQYPEEQAALAAGEDLPRGIHGETVSQVAARARAAVDDLLPTLGEGQCAVIATHGVSGRALVASMVGLDQHAAWMSIAGLRNCHWADLQEYDRGWRVVAWNAGAGTGSAR, from the coding sequence ATGGCCCGTCGCCGCCTCCTCGTCTGGCGCCACGGCCAGACCGACCACAACGCCAGCGGCATCTGGCAGGGCCAGCTCGACACGCACCTGTCCGAGGTCGGCCGGGAGCAGGCGCGGACCGCGGCCGCCGCGCTCGCGGCATACCGGCCCGACGTCATCGTCGCCAGCGACCTGCAGCGCGCCGCGGAGACCGGCCGCACGCTGGCCGAGCTGGTCGGCCTGCCCATCCGGTATGACGAGCGGTTGCGGGAGATCCATGCCGGTGAGTGGCAGGGGATGACCGCGGGCGACGTGGCGGAGCAGTACCCCGAGGAGCAGGCGGCGCTGGCCGCGGGGGAGGACCTGCCCCGCGGGATCCACGGGGAGACCGTCTCGCAGGTGGCGGCGCGGGCGCGGGCCGCCGTCGACGACCTGCTGCCCACCCTCGGGGAGGGGCAGTGCGCCGTCATCGCGACGCACGGCGTCTCGGGGCGGGCCCTGGTGGCGTCCATGGTCGGGCTGGACCAGCACGCGGCGTGGATGTCCATCGCCGGGCTGCGCAACTGCCACTGGGCCGACCTGCAGGAGTACGACCGGGGCTGGCGGGTCGTGGCGTGGAACGCCGGAGCCGGCACCGGTTCGGCGCGCTGA
- the rsfS gene encoding ribosome silencing factor has product MAATQHAIDLAKAAATAAEDKLASKVLAIDVSDQLALTDVFVIASAANERQVNAIVDSVEEKLHTLKAKPVRREGERDGRWVLIDFGDIVVHVQHEDEREFYALERLWKDCPAIDLGA; this is encoded by the coding sequence GTGGCAGCCACGCAGCACGCCATCGACCTGGCCAAGGCCGCCGCCACCGCCGCCGAGGACAAGCTCGCCAGCAAGGTGCTGGCCATCGACGTCAGCGACCAGCTCGCCCTGACCGACGTGTTCGTCATCGCCTCGGCCGCCAACGAGCGGCAGGTCAACGCCATCGTCGACAGCGTCGAGGAGAAGCTCCACACGCTCAAGGCCAAGCCCGTCCGCCGGGAGGGGGAGCGCGACGGCCGGTGGGTGCTCATCGACTTCGGCGACATCGTGGTGCACGTCCAGCACGAGGACGAGCGCGAGTTCTACGCCCTCGAGCGCCTCTGGAAGGACTGCCCGGCGATCGACCTCGGCGCCTGA
- a CDS encoding glycosyltransferase family 2 protein: MSVELSVVVPMYDEAEVLPLLVERLRPALDGTGASYEVVAVDDGSKDATPVLLQRYRKEWPQLRVLRLRANAGHQAAISAGLAYAVGDYVATLDADLQDPPEVLAQMLEVARRDGVDVVYGVRSDRSSDSAFKRGSARAFYRLLRSLGQTSAQVDAGDYRLMSRATVQAVNALPEHHRVLRFVVPALGFPSASVGYRREVRAAGRSKYPLARMVKLSVDSITGFSTAPLRLATWCGIGGGIAAILLLVYALVAQLRNQTVAGWTSTVVAVASVGAIQLLCVGILGEYVGRMYTMMQGRPSYFVAYDSAAEDKDTDTTVKRVATAAEQSRAS, translated from the coding sequence ATGTCCGTCGAGCTGTCCGTGGTCGTCCCGATGTACGACGAGGCGGAGGTGCTGCCCCTGCTCGTCGAGCGGCTGCGCCCCGCCCTCGACGGGACCGGCGCGTCCTACGAGGTCGTGGCGGTCGACGACGGCAGCAAGGACGCCACGCCGGTGCTGCTGCAGCGCTACCGCAAGGAGTGGCCGCAGCTGCGCGTGCTGCGGCTGCGGGCCAACGCGGGGCACCAGGCGGCCATCTCGGCCGGCCTCGCCTACGCGGTCGGCGACTACGTCGCGACCCTCGACGCCGACCTGCAGGACCCGCCCGAGGTGCTCGCGCAGATGCTCGAGGTAGCCCGGCGCGACGGGGTCGACGTGGTCTACGGCGTGCGCTCGGACCGCTCCTCCGACTCGGCGTTCAAGCGCGGCAGCGCGCGGGCGTTCTACCGCCTGCTGCGCAGCCTCGGCCAGACCTCGGCGCAGGTCGACGCCGGCGACTACCGGCTGATGTCGCGGGCGACGGTCCAGGCGGTCAACGCCCTGCCCGAGCACCACCGGGTGCTGCGCTTCGTGGTGCCGGCGCTGGGCTTCCCCTCGGCGTCGGTCGGCTACCGCCGCGAGGTGCGGGCCGCCGGGCGCTCGAAGTACCCCCTGGCCCGCATGGTCAAGCTCTCGGTGGACAGCATCACCGGCTTCTCCACCGCTCCCCTGCGCCTGGCCACGTGGTGCGGCATCGGCGGCGGCATCGCCGCGATCCTGCTGCTCGTGTACGCCCTCGTCGCCCAGCTGCGCAACCAGACCGTCGCAGGCTGGACCTCGACCGTCGTGGCGGTGGCCTCGGTCGGTGCGATCCAGCTGCTGTGCGTGGGCATCCTCGGGGAGTACGTCGGGCGGATGTACACGATGATGCAGGGCCGCCCGTCCTACTTCGTGGCCTACGACTCGGCCGCCGAGGACAAGGACACGGACACCACGGTGAAGCGCGTGGCTACGGCCGCCGAGCAGTCACGAGCAAGCTGA